A window of Lagenorhynchus albirostris chromosome 11, mLagAlb1.1, whole genome shotgun sequence contains these coding sequences:
- the CCDC59 gene encoding thyroid transcription factor 1-associated protein 26, whose amino-acid sequence MAPVRHAARGQTGTFGSRGEGVSLVGFRNKNMKRRTWRPNHPLAFAGSVREGQGFAFRRKLKIQQNYKKLIWKEKKAKTSRESQFTDRYPDHLKHLYLAEEERLRKQLRKSDQSLLEQVDQPLSEEQVDQPLPEEQCSTDQALSEEHCSIEQPHPEEQCSIRINSITIPKKNKKKTSNQKAQEEYEQIQAKRAAKRQEFERRKQEREEAQRLYKKKKMEVFKILSKKTKKGQPNLNLQMEYLLKKIQEKN is encoded by the exons ATGGCGCCGGTAAGGCATGCAGCAAGGGGGCAGACAGGGACCTTTGGGTCGCGTGGCGAAGGAGTTTCACTGGTCGGATTCAGAAATAAGAATATGAAACGGAGGACGTGGCGACCTAATCATCCGCTGGCCTTCGCGGGGAGCGTTCGCGAGG GACAAGGCTTTGCATTtcgaagaaaactaaaaattcagCAAAATTACAAGAAATTGatatggaaggaaaagaaggctAAAACCTCACGGGAATCCCAGTTCACGGATCGGTACCCTGATCATCTGAAACATCTCTATTTAGCTGAAGAGGAAAGACTCAGGAAGCAGCTTAGAAAATCTGACCAGTCTTTGTTAGAACAAGTTGACCAGCCTCTGTCAGAAGAACAAGTTGATCAGCCTTTGCCAGAAGAGCAGTGTAGCACTGACCAGGCTTTGTCTGAAGAACATTGTAGCATTGAGCAGCCTCATCCAGAAGAACAATGTAGCATAAGAATAAA TTCCATTACtattccaaagaaaaataaaaagaaaacatcaaatcaAAAAGCACAGGAAGAGTATGAGCAGATACAAGCTAAGCGTGCTGCTAAGAGACAA GAATTTGAgaggagaaaacaagagagagaagaaGCTCAAAGGctctacaaaaagaagaaaatggaagtgtTCAAAATATTGAGCAAAAAGACTAAAAAGGGGCAACCAAACTTGAATTTACAAATGGAGtatcttctaaaaaaaatacaagaaaaaaattag